TAACCTCAACAAATTAAATGGTTAAATGTATATCTACTTGTCGAATATGTTTCATCCATAAGTCGATCCTCAGATCTATCCCCGTACAATCTGTTCCCATCCTCTCTCGCTCTGCATATCGATTCCGTTGTATACGGGACTCCGCTCTTCCATCGATACGAGATAGCCGATAGATGCGGAAATGATACTTGCCAACGAGGCAACTTCCATACTTGGCGATTGTGTCAGTCGGCTGACGATTTCTACCGGCTTACATCCGTTTTGCTCACGTTTTTCACTCAAGGTACGAATGGTCTGATTTTCTGCGGTGAGTTCCCTATCCTTCATACGCTTTTTCAACCATGATTCCGGAAGCTCCATTGTCTTCACCTGTGAGAAGCCTGTTACAAGAGCGAAAAATACCCTCTTTAGGAGAGATCTCTACTGCCACTTTGCCCATAATAAATACTGCAAGGAGAAAGAGCATTTGACACACAAACAGCTTCGCATCCGTTCACTTACCGGTCTTGATATGCAGCTTTATTTTCTTCATCGCCCAGTCGTAATGACTGGAAGTGGCTGATACGCAGTATGCACCGAGAGTCGAAGTACCCGTCCAGTCGAATACTCCCTTGGCAAATAATTCATCGTTCGAAAATGTCTCGATCAATGCCATTACTTGTCGATGGTTTTCTTTCAATTTGTCCTTTGCTTCTGCCAATGGCGTCTGTTGGTGTTTCTTCCAAAACTCCACGTTCATCACCGAATAAGTCTTCCAGTTATAGGGTTCAGGCAGAAAAGGCTTGCGTTCGCCCTTGCTGTTGGAGTTGATCCAATTCAGCAAGAGTTGGTGCCACTCGTACAGATGCACGAGTACATCGCGGAGGTTTTTGTCCCGACCCCAATGTGCTTCCTTGCCGGCTGTAGCCATTTGGTCGGCAAATGTCGCATTCTGCAGATCATCGCTCATTCCGTCAATAAGTACCCATAGCTTCTCGAATTGCCCATTGGAAGCCATGATCAAATCCTGTTTCGTCGTTGCTCT
This genomic stretch from Porphyromonas gingivalis ATCC 33277 harbors:
- a CDS encoding ClbS/DfsB family four-helix bundle protein; this translates as MARATTKQDLIMASNGQFEKLWVLIDGMSDDLQNATFADQMATAGKEAHWGRDKNLRDVLVHLYEWHQLLLNWINSNSKGERKPFLPEPYNWKTYSVMNVEFWKKHQQTPLAEAKDKLKENHRQVMALIETFSNDELFAKGVFDWTGTSTLGAYCVSATSSHYDWAMKKIKLHIKTGK